In Metarhizium brunneum chromosome 3, complete sequence, a genomic segment contains:
- the LIPA gene encoding Lipase A: MARLWLSLLTLTICVLAPVSSHPLVERAGPTLPTQDSFYYVPDDIEQYPPGAILRERKPPAPIAAFGLLKANLKDSRQIFYRTTDSFGRATATVLTVLVPHNPDYTKVLSYQIAEDAPTVDCAPSYALQLASATGGFLGTIITQAEIILIQAALEQGWIIISPDHQGSKAAFCANELAGHAILDGIRAALLSSNTTGISKDPAIALWGYSGGSITSARAAELQPSYAPELKILGMAIGGTEPNIANVINDANKGPAAGLLPSGFLGLGNEYPVVEEAINANLKPEHRQAWAKVETQCLLANGLDFAFKDVAGMINDLPGLLAQPNISRVIAENNMGYRGVPKMPVFLYKGVFDEVSAVKDTDDIYEHYCARGASIQYVRDALAEHGIAAVTPAPKALLFLKDVLNGRKQPQGCSKKTVVSSLLDPEAARILPVTILRALLDLIGKPIGPLAVG, encoded by the coding sequence ATGGCTCGTCTGTGGCTTTCTCTGCTCACCTTGACAATTTGCGTCCTGGCACCGGTGTCATCACACCCTCTCGTAGAACGGGCCGGCCCAACGCTCCCTACTCAGGACTCATTCTACTACGTTCCTGATGACATTGAGCAGTATCCTCCAGGGGCTATCCTCAGAGAGAGAAAGCCCCCGGCTCCCATTGCTGCGTTTGGCTTACTCAAGGCCAACCTCAAGGACAGCCGTCAGATCTTTTATCGGACGACGGACAGTTTCGGCCGCGCAACCGCCACAGTGCTTACCGTCTTGGTGCCTCACAATCCAGATTACACCAAAGTCTTGTCCTATCAAATCGCCGAGGATGCCCCAACCGTGGACTGCGCTCCGTCCTATGCACTCCAACTTGCTTCTGCAACCGGTGGCTTCCTAggcaccatcatcacacAGGCAGAGATAATTCTCATACAGGCTGCTTTGGAGCAAGGCTGGATCATCATCTCCCCAGACCATCAAGGGTCCAAGGCGGCCTTTTGCGCCAACGAGCTCGCCGGGCACGCCATACTCGACGGCATACGAGCCGCTCTACTCTCCTCAAACACGACAGGCATCAGCAAGGACCCGGCCATCGCACTCTGGGGCTACTCGGGCGGTTCCATCACCTCAGCTCGGGCAGCTGAGCTGCAGCCCTCGTACGCACCGGAGCTCAAGATCCTCGGCATGGCCATTGGAGGCACAGAACCCAACATAGCCAACGTGATCAACGACGCGAACAAGGGCCCGGCCGCGGGTTTGCTTCCGTCAGGATTCCTCGGACTCGGAAACGAGTaccccgtcgtcgaggaggccatcaacgccaacCTAAAGCCCGAGCATCGACAGGCCTGGGCCAAAGTAGAGACGCAGTGCCTGTTGGCGAATGGTCTCGATTTCGCCTTCAAAGACGTTGCCGGCATGATTAACGATTTGCCCGGGCTGCTCGCACAGCCAAACATCTCCCGGGTCATTGCCGAGAACAACATGGGCTACCGGGGTGTTCCGAAGATGCCCGTCTTTCTGTACAAGGGCGTGTTTGACGAGGTCAGCGCGGTCAAAGACACGGACGACATTTACGAACACTACTGCGCGCGCGGGGCGTCGATCCAATATGTGCGAGACGCGCTGGCCGAGCATGGCATCGCGGCGGTTACACCGGCGCCGAAGGCGCTGCTGTTCCTTAAGGACGTTTTGAACGGCCGCAAGCAGCCACAGGGTTGCTCTAAGAAGACGGTGGTGTCGTCTCTGCTTGACCCTGAGGCCGCCAGGATTCTGCCGGTGACGATTTTGCGGGCATTGTTGGATCTGATTGGCAAGCCTATTGGACCACTGGCAGTGGGTTGA
- the vrtB_1 gene encoding Malonamoyl-CoA synthetase vrtB produces the protein MAPYEPRTGSLPGSGPILTKVSRFIKKLQTYLQFRSASLPNEKSLAYSTASAEDEVSNVSSELEEEPLWRHPSPQTSQMWEFLMKINTKYGKRFTTYKELHAWSTEHISDFWRETWDYCGIRHSQSYGEVIDDASRMWPRPTWFKDARLNFAENLLFPIQPVSEDDVAVISVTETKRERLTWKQLREQVRQCQAAMKAMGLKPGDRVAGYVANHSSALVAMLATTSLGAIWTAVSPDTGVGATLDRLVQIEPHLLFADNAVAYNGKVYPVLPKLPEIIRSLPTLAAAVVLRTWHQQEEIDYAGLNTNVLEFDVFVSRGDASSSMEFAQMPAEHPVFILYSSGTTGAPKCIVHGAIGTLLQHKKEHIIQSDIRPGDRLLYITTCMWMMWHWCVSGLASGATVVLYNGSPFYHVNNGEAVKDELAMAKIIDELGITQFGASAKFFSMLQQNRLMPRNHGLNLNTLKAIYSTGSPLAPSTFRYIYEAFGSVNLGSISGGTDIISDFGTPSPLCPVYAGEIQVTALGLAVQSWGPDGKDLTGSGEPGELVCVKPFPSQPVQFWGPNGESKYKASYFERFPGVWAHGDFIRINPRTGGLVMLGRSDGVLNPSGVRFGSAEIYNLIIKKFPETVEDSLCIGRRRDGDMDETVILFLKMRQGNMFSQEVVTAVREAIREQLSPRHVPAIVDECPDIPVTANGKKIEVLVKKIMSGLETGLAGGSGAVNEDCLVWYKEWAKRH, from the exons ATGGCGCCATACGAACCACGGACCGGATCCCTCCCGGGTTCTGGACCAATCCTCACCAAAGTGAGCCGCTTCATCAAGAAACTTCAAACATATCTCCAATTCCGCTCGGCAAGTTTGCCAAATGAGAAGAGCCTAGCATATTCAACAGCGTCTGCCGAGGATGAAGTTAGCAACGTCTCCAGCGAACTAGAAGAAGAACCTCTCTGGCGCCATCCCTCACCGCAGACCAGTCAGATGTGGGAGTTTCTGATGAAAATAAACACCAAGTATGGGAAGCGCTTTACGACATACAAAGAACTACACGCCTGGAGTACAGAACACATTTCCGACTTTTGGCGCGAGACCTGGGACTACTGTGGTATTCGACACTCACAATCATATGGAGAAGTTATAGATGATGCGTCACGCAtgtggccaaggccaacatgGTTCAAAGATGCACGACTGAACTTTGCTGAAAATCTGTTATTTCCCATCCAACCCGTTTCCGAGGATGATGTTGCTGTGATCAGCGTCACGGAAACGAAACGGGAAAGGCTTACATGGAAACAACTCCGAGAACAAGTACGCCAGTGCCAAGCAGCCATGAAGGCAATGGGATTGAAGCCAGGAGACAGAGTAGCAGGCTACGTTGCGAACCACAGCAGCGCGttggtggccatgttggccacgACCTCCCTCGGGGCGATCTGGACGGCGGTCAGTCCCGACACTGGAGTCGGCGCAACGTTGGATCGCCTGGTTCAGATCGAGCCTCACTTACTGTTTGCCGACAACGCAGTTGCTTACAATGGGAAGGTGTACCCCGTTTTGCCCAAGTTGCCTGAGATTATTCGCTCCCTGCCGACGCTGGCGGCTGCCGTCGTCCTGCGGACTTGGCATCAACAAGAAGAGATTGATTACGCCGGGCTCAACACCAATGTACTTGAATTCGACGTATTCGTATCCAGGGGCGATGCATCTTCTAGCATGGAGTTTGCGCAAATGCCAGCAGAGCATCCCGTCTTTATACTGTACAGCTCCGGTACAACCGGCGCACCAAAGTGCATTGTCCACGGCGCGATTGGCACCCTTCTACAGCATAAGAAGGAGCACATTATCCAGAGTGATATCCGGCCAGGGGACCGCCTCTTGTACATCACGACATGTATGTGGATGATGTGGCACTGGTGTGTGTCGGGCCTGGCGTCCGGCGCTACAGTCGTCTTATACAATGGTTCGCCATTCTACCATGTTAACAACGGCGAGGCAGTCAAAGATgaattggccatggccaagattaTAGATGAGTTGGGCATTACCCAGTTTGGTGCGAGCGCCAAGTTCTTCTCCATGCTGCAGCAAAACCGGCTCATGCCCAGAAACCACGGCTTGAACTTGAATACGCTGAAGGCAATTTACTCAACCGGGTCGCCGCTCGCGCCATCGACATTCAGATATATATACGAGGCGTTTGGAAGCGTGAATCTGGGGTCGATATCCGGCGGCACGGACATCATATCGGATTTCGGCACGCCATCGCCGCTTTGTCCCGTCTACGCTGGAGAGATCCAAGTCACCGCTCTTGGGTTGGCGGTTCAGTCGTGGGGGCCCGATGGCAAGGATCTTACTGGCTCTGGAGAGCCGGGCGAACTTGTTTGTGTGAAGCCATTTCCCTCACAGCCT GTTCAATTCTGGGGACCAAACGGGGAATCGAAATACAAGGCGTCGTATTTTGAAAGATTCCCCGGCGTATGGGCCCACGGCGATTTCATTAGGATAAATCCTCGTACAGGAGGGCTTGTCATGCTGGGCCGATCAGATGGAGTCCTGAACCCAAGCGGTGTGCGTTTCGGGAGTGCGGAAATCTACAATTTGATCATAAAGAAATTTCCGGAAACGGTGGAGGATTCGCTGTGTATCGGACGCCGCAGAGACGGAGACATGGACGAAACGGTTATTCTGTTCTTGAAGATGCGGCAGGGCAATATGTTTAGCCAAGAAGTCGTCACAGCAGTCAGGGAAGCTATCCGAGAGCAGCTTTCTCCCCGGCATGTTCCGGCCATTGTAGATGAGTGCCCGGACATTCCTGTTACGGCGAATGGAAAGAAGATTGAAGTGTTGGTCAAGAAGATTATGAGCGGGCTCGAAACAGGGCTTGCCGGAGGGTCGGGGGCCGTGAATGAGGattgtctggtctggtacaAGGAGTGGGCAAAGCGGCATTGA
- the vrtR1 gene encoding Transcription factor vrtR1, with protein sequence MSQLVAIAPAPGKSPSAEAGVASTPDSATMQFNCQSCVRKKVKCNRTLPVCSGCHKGNLECTYLAPPPRKRRRVQDEDMNQRLARYESILRANGLLQPAPTSSHSGDAVTQRSNRHATEVLSNNQGPAEVGKLVSADGKSRYIDSVLLLPAGDGDLCELSDSDSEINEDDNEASRRDHSVSSNLGFLTGEAVPLAMLGRHQSLADVHPTHDEALSLWNAYVQNVESLCKILHIPTMAQMVDTISRKPASVSKGDECLVFSIYYLAVFSMPDADCLQTFNKQKHDLMAKYRSAVLQALVNASWLKTTSLRVLQAYVIFLVAARSQVDPHTFWSLTGIAIRLAQRMGLHRDGENLGLPPFEVQMRRRLFWQLLPLDTYAGQVSGTGISIAPDSWDTKQPLNINDDQIYPGMTEIPEEKKGATEMIYSLARIELSNFYAKTGVKLKSAAVSFKNSEEIENLINDVEGSIEMKYLRYCDILNPLHLLTLAVVRSAANIVRLRNRMKPVMDKTVNDGERNELCALSERILETDSTIYRNPSLKKFRWQVKNFFLWDALLCILLSISKAGFYKRAELDKTWNMVGEVYANHEDLLERKRALHFMICDVTLKAWLASPPKQPIPEPSFISSLQNQRKRKSRGPQDTISDTVSEMGSSNDAMEETSTTDGLFGHIDGTNLMMENNLNTNPSDWLFWDQFYRDTNLC encoded by the coding sequence ATGTCGCAACTCGTTGCCATTGCTCCTGCGCCAGGAAAGTCTCCGTCCGCGGAAGCCGGCGTTGCTTCGACTCCGGATTCTGCGACAATGCAATTCAACTGTCAATCATGCGTTCGCAAAAAGGTCAAATGTAACAGGACTCTTCCCGTTTGCTCTGGCTGTCACAAGGGCAACCTCGAATGCACATATCTTGctccgccgccaaggaaaCGGAGAAGGGTGCAAGATGAGGATATGAATCAACGCCTGGCTAGATATGAGAGCATCTTACGAGCCAATGGTCTTCTACAGCCAGCACCGACATCATCTCACAGCGGAGATGCAGTGACTCAGCGTAGCAACCGGCATGCGACAGAAGTCTTGTCCAACAACCAAGGCCCAGCTGAAGTCGGCAAACTTGTTTCAGCAGACGGCAAGTCCCGCTACATTGATAGTGTCCTGCTGCTTCCcgctggagatggagatttGTGTGAACTGTCAGATTCAGACTCAGAGATCAACGAGGATGACAACGAGGCTTCGAGAAGAGACCATAGTGTATCCAGCAATCTAGGCTTCTTAACTGGGGAAGCTGTCCCCCTGGCTATGCTGGGACGCCATCAAAGCCTAGCCGACGTCCATCCAACCCACGATGAGGCTTTGAGCCTATGGAATGCCTACGTTCAAAATGTCGAGTCCCTGTGCAAAATTCTGCACATCCCAACGATGGCACAGATGGTTGACACAATCTCTCGGAAGCCAGCCTCAGTTTCAAAAGGAGATGAATGCTTGGTTTTCAGTATTTACTACCTTGCTGTGTTTTCCATGCCGGACGCCGACTGTCTGCAGACGTTCAATAAGCAAAAGCACGATCTAATGGCAAAGTACCGCAGTGCTGTTCTTCAAGCCCTAGTCAATGCGTCGTGGTTAAAAACCACTTCATTGCGTGTGCTTCAGGCCTACGTAATATTTCTTGTGGCGGCACGTAGTCAGGTCGATCCGCATACTTTCTGGAGCTTAACTGGCATCGCCATTCGACTTGCGCAGCGCATGGGACTGCATCGTGACGGGGAAAACCTTGGTCTTCCACCTTTTGAGGTCCAAATGCGCCGTCGACTGTTTTGGCAGCTACTCCCTCTTGACACCTATGCTGGTCAGGTTTCAGGTACGGGGATTTCGATAGCACCGGACAGCTGGGATACCAAGCAGCCATTGAACATCAACGATGACCAAATTTATCCTGGAATGACCGAGATAccagaagaaaagaagggagCCACAGAAATGATATACAGCCTTGCCAGGATAGAATTGTCCAACTTTTACGCCAAGACGGGTGTGAAGTTGAAAAGCGCGGCGGTATCATTCAAAAACTCAGAAGAGATCGAAAACTTGATCAATGATGTCGAGGGCTCCATAGAGATGAAGTACCTTCGGTACTGCGACATCCTCAACCCGCTACACCTTCTAACGCTCGCAGTCGTGAGGTCAGCTGCGAATATTGTTCGTTTACGCAACCGAATGAAACCAGTAATGGATAAAACCGTGAATGACGGTGAGCGAAACGAGCTTTGCGCCCTCTCGGAGAGGATCCTTGAGACAGATAGTACTATTTATCGCAACCCGTCCTTGAAGAAATTCCGATGGCAAGTGAAGAACTTTTTCCTTTGGGATGCACTTCTCTGCATCTTACTCAGTATCTCCAAAGCTGGCTTCTACAAAAGAGCGGAATTAGACAAGACGTGGAATATGGTTGGGGAGGTCTACGCAAACCATGAGGATCTGttggagagaaagagagcCCTACACTTCATGATCTGTGATGTCACGTTAAAGGCCTGGCTCGCGAGCCCTCCAAAACAACCTATACCTGAACCTTCCTTCATATCGTCTCTTCAAAACCAGCGCAAACGCAAGTCCCGGGGGCCGCAAGATACTATCAGTGATACCGTCAGTGAGATGGGCAGTAGCAATGATGCAATGGAGGAGACGTCTACGACTGACGGGCTCTTTGGCCATATTGACGGCACGAATCTGATGATGGAAAATAATTTGAACACGAATCCTTCAGATTGGTTATTCTGGGATCAATTCTACCGCGATACAAATCTTTGTTGA